One part of the Brachyspira sp. SAP_772 genome encodes these proteins:
- a CDS encoding carboxymuconolactone decarboxylase family protein, whose protein sequence is MKNILKIIILPLILFSCVENSQSKGGNLIMTEKAKTKYNELLKREAASTKPNDEELESIFNNFVYGEVYNHGTTLEPKLRELVTLVSLTASQGTDMIKEHVEIALNVGASGEEIKEALYQCAPYVGYPRVFAALEKANEVFKQKNITVKSQATVTEDTRFDKGLETQVSIFGDIILSAHSNAAPNQKHIQNFLSANCFGDFYTREGLDLQTRELLTFIMIISLGGAEPQATAHANANIKMGNSKDMMLEAVTQCLPYIGYPRTLNAITIINNIE, encoded by the coding sequence ATGAAAAATATATTAAAAATTATTATTTTGCCATTAATTTTATTTTCATGCGTGGAAAACTCGCAAAGCAAAGGAGGAAATCTAATTATGACAGAAAAAGCAAAAACTAAATACAATGAACTCTTGAAAAGAGAAGCCGCTTCAACAAAGCCTAATGATGAAGAATTAGAGAGCATATTTAATAATTTTGTTTATGGAGAAGTTTATAATCACGGCACAACATTAGAGCCTAAATTAAGAGAGCTTGTAACATTAGTTTCTCTAACAGCTTCACAGGGTACTGATATGATAAAAGAGCATGTTGAAATAGCTTTGAATGTTGGGGCTAGCGGAGAGGAGATAAAAGAGGCATTATATCAATGTGCTCCTTATGTTGGTTATCCGAGGGTGTTTGCTGCATTAGAAAAAGCAAATGAAGTTTTTAAACAAAAAAATATAACAGTAAAATCTCAGGCAACCGTTACAGAAGATACAAGATTTGACAAGGGCTTAGAAACACAGGTAAGCATATTTGGAGATATAATATTATCTGCTCATTCTAATGCTGCTCCTAATCAAAAGCATATACAGAATTTTTTATCGGCTAATTGTTTTGGAGATTTTTACACAAGAGAAGGTTTAGATTTACAAACAAGAGAGTTATTAACATTTATAATGATAATATCTTTAGGGGGAGCAGAGCCTCAAGCGACAGCACATGCGAATGCCAATATTAAGATGGGCAACAGTAAAGATATGATGCTTGAAGCAGTAACACAATGTTTGCCTTACATAGGCTACCCAAGAACCTTGAACGCCATAACAATAATTAATAATATAGAATGA
- a CDS encoding cupin domain-containing protein, which yields MIISCNSNNSNSYSYQKSPTETVLIKNGEGQKSKGSADYFTGDVEVEIITNPNETSKFSVAYVTFQAGARSAWHTHPAGQHLIVVEGIGLTQEEGKPIQEFRAGDTLYCPSNIKHWHGASYDSPMKHIAITGDSNGNNVTWMEHVTDEEYYRYTNQ from the coding sequence ATGATAATATCATGTAATTCAAACAATTCAAACTCTTATTCCTATCAAAAATCGCCAACAGAAACTGTATTAATAAAAAACGGTGAAGGACAAAAATCAAAAGGCTCAGCAGATTATTTTACAGGAGATGTTGAAGTAGAAATTATAACTAATCCAAATGAAACATCTAAGTTTTCTGTAGCTTATGTTACTTTTCAGGCAGGGGCAAGAAGTGCATGGCATACTCACCCAGCAGGCCAGCATTTAATAGTTGTTGAAGGAATAGGGCTTACTCAGGAAGAAGGAAAACCTATACAAGAGTTTAGAGCGGGGGATACTTTATATTGCCCTTCTAATATTAAGCATTGGCATGGTGCTTCTTATGATTCTCCTATGAAGCATATTGCTATTACAGGAGATTCTAATGGAAATAATGTTACTTGGATGGAGCATGTTACTGATGAGGAGTATTATAGATATACTAATCAATAA
- a CDS encoding flavodoxin family protein: MSKKVLIISSSPRKGGNSDTLCDEFLKGAKEKGHNAEKIFLKDKKINYCEDCGTCYKNNKPCVQKDDMEGILEKMVEADVIVMATPVYFYTMNAQMKTFIDRCVTRYLEIKNKDFYFIATAATEDEKEMERTIDGFRGFLDCLEDIRERGIILAHSVWNKGEINDKKFMQEAYNMGLNV; this comes from the coding sequence ATGAGTAAAAAAGTATTGATAATATCATCTAGCCCAAGAAAAGGCGGCAATTCTGATACATTATGCGATGAGTTTTTAAAGGGTGCTAAAGAAAAAGGACATAATGCTGAAAAAATATTTCTTAAAGATAAAAAAATTAATTACTGCGAAGATTGCGGAACTTGCTATAAAAATAATAAGCCTTGCGTACAAAAAGATGATATGGAAGGAATATTAGAGAAAATGGTTGAGGCTGATGTAATAGTAATGGCTACACCTGTTTACTTTTACACAATGAATGCTCAAATGAAAACATTTATAGACAGATGTGTTACTAGATATTTAGAAATCAAAAACAAAGATTTTTATTTTATCGCAACCGCTGCTACCGAAGATGAAAAAGAGATGGAGAGAACTATTGACGGTTTTAGAGGATTTTTGGATTGTTTAGAAGATATTAGAGAGAGAGGAATTATATTAGCACATAGCGTTTGGAATAAAGGCGAAATCAATGATAAAAAGTTCATGCAAGAAGCATACAATATGGGATTGAATGTTTGA
- a CDS encoding DUF4405 domain-containing protein, whose translation MKTLIKKIIKIIIDIVMFIIFIYLMSYRPGRGLSQHGILGFTLFVLFILHHILNIKWYGTIIKGKYTFAKKMFIIINMILFLDMIIMAISSIMMSGDIFAFSPFTSTQFARNIHVSSTAWGFIFMILHIGLHTHNIFKKIYTSLNKTYFKYIYTAIFTAILCLGVYCFITSKIINSMLLIPKQNHSFYALYFYFEYIMMTIAASQIIHLIFKIRTIIKKQ comes from the coding sequence ATGAAAACATTAATAAAAAAAATTATTAAAATCATTATAGATATTGTAATGTTTATTATATTCATTTACCTTATGAGTTACAGACCCGGCAGAGGATTATCACAGCATGGAATTCTAGGCTTTACATTATTTGTTTTATTTATACTTCATCATATTTTAAATATAAAATGGTATGGAACTATAATTAAAGGCAAATATACGTTTGCTAAAAAAATGTTCATAATAATAAATATGATATTATTTTTAGATATGATTATTATGGCAATAAGCTCTATTATGATGTCTGGAGATATATTTGCATTTTCGCCTTTTACATCAACACAGTTTGCAAGAAATATACATGTATCATCAACGGCATGGGGATTTATATTTATGATACTTCATATAGGACTGCATACTCATAATATATTCAAAAAAATATATACAAGTTTAAATAAAACATATTTTAAATATATTTATACGGCAATATTTACAGCAATATTATGTTTGGGTGTATATTGTTTTATAACAAGCAAAATAATTAATTCTATGCTGCTTATACCTAAACAAAATCATTCATTTTATGCTTTATATTTTTATTTTGAATATATAATGATGACTATAGCAGCATCGCAAATTATTCATTTGATTTTTAAAATTAGAACTATTATAAAAAAACAATAA
- a CDS encoding cyclophilin-like fold protein, with translation MKKIVAAFLLFAGLFTMNAFTQTTRIKLTFNNNEVYAVINNSKAGNDFLSLLPLSVKAEDFNSTEKIFYLSKKLNTQNEPDGINPKAGDITYYAPWGNIAIFYKNFRYSNNLIYLGKFENALDAEKLSNIKGDFYIRIERAN, from the coding sequence ATGAAAAAAATTGTTGCAGCTTTTTTATTATTTGCGGGGTTATTCACTATGAACGCTTTTACACAAACTACTAGAATAAAATTAACATTCAATAATAATGAAGTTTATGCGGTAATAAACAATTCAAAAGCAGGAAACGATTTTTTATCTCTTCTTCCTTTAAGTGTTAAAGCAGAAGATTTTAACTCCACAGAAAAAATATTTTATTTAAGCAAAAAATTAAATACTCAAAATGAACCAGACGGCATAAATCCAAAAGCAGGTGATATCACATACTATGCTCCTTGGGGAAACATTGCCATATTTTATAAAAACTTTAGATATTCAAATAATTTAATTTATTTAGGTAAGTTTGAAAATGCATTGGATGCAGAAAAACTTTCAAACATTAAAGGAGATTTTTACATACGAATTGAGAGGGCGAATTAA